From one Anopheles bellator chromosome 1, idAnoBellAS_SP24_06.2, whole genome shotgun sequence genomic stretch:
- the LOC131209872 gene encoding uncharacterized protein LOC131209872, producing MESVKNDEVAGESLANEESSTVPAEDGGGHGRKRKLSLTEDSNGAEPPNAKQQLLSEAEASSSSGDNGDEDRETSSPEAPGVNLLDLSDEILLLIFQHLDGNSLLPLSYSCNRLQRLVGDKTLWIVADYTTAGLSSHEVQQRVWQLQPVTKTLKLRGLTRVYPEVRWNASTLTPVILETITLLCPLLERLELTEAYLDMNEISILMFPRTLRKLVLRRCAVSAQYPQENFLVPHPQISSFLSNIQHLVRLEELTIEYCAWFDTHDLMALSKLPNLRYLSLKGCVNIKDSVPYASLATRFGFKKLQVLDLRDTPISDSDVSCFNTVHSLRELLLECPEHLRTERGLHEYNEAERQRAEQLHRLAVPDIIHHNDGNPQPAGAAAAGEGGAAGEAAGGAGGPPPPLPPPRLGFEIRLINGDQDVVVHNYRNFARRSPPPARVFHIFADAEMNQPQAGQAGAQAPPPPPPPLAAVAAAAAAAAGAAAAAGGAAPPAPAAEVQENNNNNNNNVNNNNNNNVDRQHIVRIINRDLLLQRPEQLELENPRRFLRRPLERQIHAAYQQIFNAGNNANLHRPWAPPDPPVRQERQPPAVVLAPVAQAPAPDAGAAAANVADQAAAEPPPINLHLRINAVGHRRVINRIRHNPAPANGNGQAADPVQPPQQPQPQQQPQAGRPFQPQAHPPGPQRIVPHVIIMPGLDNIQDFIHRHGNGNHHQLFVNLGMGQQPANYVSLVSDRSICAYGVSRNDAVIGRLVPNLTGLERLSVRNYKLVTDISLEHLESAAPHLLLLDVTGTSVTANGVRGFRLSRPGCVVVCDYDDVLESSPKDNVQPPAPPEAQAPVPVP from the exons ATGGAATCTGTAAAGAACGACGAAGTTGCTGGTGAATCACTGGCGAACGAAGAAAGCTCTACTGTTCCGGCGGAAGATGGCGGCGGACATGGTCGGAAACGAAAATTGTCACTAACCGAAGATTCGAACGGTGCGGAGCCTCCGAACGCCAAACAACAATTGCTTTCGGAGGCAgaagcaagcagcagcagcggcgacaATGGAGACGAAGACCGTGAAACCTCATCGCCGGAAGCGCCCGGCGTTAATCTGCTCGACTTGAGCGATGAAATATTGCTACTGATTTTCCAGCACCTAGACGGTAACAgcctgctgccgctgtcgtACTCCTGTAACCGGTTGCAGCGCCTCGTTGGCGATAAAACGCTCTGGATCGTGGCGGATTACACGACAGCGGGTTTGAGTTCGCACGAAGTTCAGCAGCGCGTGTGGCAGCTACAGCCGGTCACGAAGACGCTCAAGCTGCGCGGATTGACCCGTGTTTATCCGGAAGTTCGTTGGAACGCCTCCACACTGACGCCAGTGATCCTCGAGACGATCACGCTGCTTTGCCCATTGCTGGAGCGACTCGAGCTAACCGAAGCGTATCTGGACATGAACGAAATCAGTATTCTCATGTTCCCGCGCACGCTGCGCAAGCTCGTGCTACGGAGGTGCGCCGTTTCGGCGCAGTATCCCCAAGAAAACTTTCTCGTGCCACATCCTCAGATCAGCTCGTTTCTGTCCAACATCCAGCATCTGGTGCGGCTGGAGGAACTCACGATCGAGTACTGCGCTTGGTTTGATACGCACGATCTTATGGCCCTTTCGAAGCTGCCCAACTTACGTTACCTCAGCCTGAAGGGATGCGTTAACATTAAGGACAGCGTCCCATACGCCAGTCTGGCCACTAGGTTCGGATTCAAAAAGCTGCAGGTTCTGGATCTCCGCGACACGCCAATTTCGGACTCGGACGTGAGCTGTTTCAACACCGTCCATTCGTTGCGCGAACTTCTTCTCGAGTGTCCGGAGCATCTGCGCACCGAGCGCGGTCTGCACGAGTACAATGAAGCCGAGCGGCAGCGCGCGGAGCAGCTGCACCGTTTGGCGGTGCCTGACATAATACATCACAATGATGGGAATCCTCAACCTGCGggagcggccgccgccggagagGGTGGTGCGGCTGGCGAAGCTGCAGGAGGGGCCGGAGGACCGCCACCGCCTTTGCCTCCTCCTCGGCTTGGCTTCGAAATTCGGTTGATCAATGGCGATCAGGACGTGGTGGTTCACAACTATCGCAATTTCGCCCGTCGATCACCGCCTCCTGCTCGggtttttcacattttcgcAGACGCAGAGATGAATCAACCACAAGCCGGCCAAGCTGGGGCACAagccccaccacccccaccgccACCTCTTGcggcagtcgcagcagcagcagcagccgcagccggagcagctgctgcagcgggCGGAGCAGCGCCGCCGGCTCCAGCTGCTGAAGTTcaggaaaacaacaataataataataacaatgtcaacaacaataacaataataacgtcgATCGTCAGCATATTGTTCGCATTATCAATCGCGATCTGTTGCTGCAGCGGCCCGAACAATTGGAGCTAGAGAATCCGAGGCGTTTTCTGCGACGTCCGCTCGAACGGCAGATTCACGCCGCGTACCAACAAATTTTCAACGCTGGAAACAATGCCAACTTGCACCGCCCTTGGGCACCACCTGATCCTCCCGTGCGACAGGAGCGACAGCCCCCGGCAGTGGTTCTGGCACCGGTCGCACAGGCCCCAGCACCCGACGCAGGAGCGGCAGCTGCAAATGTTGCAGACCAAGCGGCGGCTGAACCTCCACCAATTAACT TGCATCTGCGTATCAATGCCGTTGGCCACCGTAGAGTGATAAACCGAATCCGCCACAATCCGGCGCCGGCAAATGGGAATGGCCAGGCGGCGGACCCTGTGCAGCCACCACAGCAACCACagccgcaacaacaaccgcaggCCGGTCGCCCGTTTCAGCCACAAGCCCATCCTCCGGGACCGCAGCGCATCGTACCGCATGTGATCATCATGCCTGGGTTGGACAACATTCAGGACTTCATACATCGGCATGGCAATGGAAACCACCATCAGCTTTTCGTCAACCTTGGTATGGGACAACAGCCCGCTAATTACGTGTCGCTCGTAAGCGATCGCAGCATCTGCGCGTACGGTGTGTCTCGGAACGATGCCGTCATCGGCCGCCTCGTGCCAAATCTGACCGGTCTGGAGCGACTGTCGGTGCGCAACTACAAGCTAGTCACCGACATTTCTTTGGAACATCTGGAATCGGCGGCGCCCCATTTACTGCTGCTCGACGTGACCGGAACATCAGTAACGGCTAACGGTGTGCGCGGTTTCCGCTTATCACGGCCCGGCTGTGTCGTCGTCTGCGACTACGACGATGTTTTGGAATCATCCCCCAAGGACAATGTGCAACCACCAGCTCCTCCAGAGGCACAGGCACCGGTCCCTGTCCCGTAG
- the LOC131209882 gene encoding partner of xrn-2 protein 1-like produces the protein MTFDVTKYKTFYECDEHWELKRAFMEAHKDRFSEEEVVCLAQVYTNIELLGCRYPPETMQLVAELSKNLVEKYRDSRTGKLKRTFVAASDAAAARYAPKK, from the coding sequence ATGACTTTCGACGTAACGAAGTATAAAACCTTTTACGAGTGCGACGAACACTGGGAGCTGAAGCGTGCGTTCATGGAAGCGCACAAGGACCGGTTTTCTGAGGAGGAAGTCGTCTGCTTGGCACAAGTGTACACAAACATTGAACTATTGGGCTGTCGGTATCCGCCCGAAACAATGCAGCTGGTGGCGGAATTGTCCAAAAATCTGGTGGAAAAGTACCGCGATTCGAGGACTGGCAAGCTGAAACGTACCTTTGTTGCTGCATCGGATGCTGCCGCGGCACGATATGCACCAAAAAAATGA
- the LOC131212624 gene encoding U4/U6 small nuclear ribonucleoprotein Prp3 isoform X2 — protein sequence MAYLSRRELDEVRPNLEKLVYKVLGTADATIISSIESNLHNGFDRRKLIDKLSFSIDSRKASRLGDKVEDFLDNIKINSQPGHQQQQQQLMRATAEPLGATVKKRPHEPDAKDVSAKFTDPKRMKQKDDGVAVVSGATNGSNGSSGELTIAPPVSNNFSSNQIKMMMENAQREIEERKRKLETIKATKAPQVPASAVAAAVAVTAVATITDVERSKKIAQLQEQIRAKLSGTLATVLPPPPPVQDKPKPLILDAEGRTVDGSGRAIIVPQLTPTLKANIRAKKRETSKNQQAAERAQTEESNESHFHDERITLKPAVRNKRALRFHEPGKFQQLAERMRMKAQLEKLQNEISQIARKTGISSATKLALIAPKADTHSNEVPQMEWWDSVILTDDLSTLDAQGQICIRESAITNLIEHPTQMRPPNESSRAVYLPVFLTKKERKKLRRQNRREAWKEEQEKIRLGLEAPPEPKLRISNLMRVLGTEAVQDPTKIEAHVREQMARRQKVHEEANAARKLTDDQRREKKMRKMKEDTTLGVHVAVYRIRELQELQSKKFKVETNAKQLFLTGICVLFRDCCVVVVEGGPKQQKKYRRLMLHRIKWEEDLVKNADGNEIPNTCVLVWEGTNQRRNFGEFKYKSFPLEKSARDFFQKHHVEHYWDLAYSGAVLEASEDA from the exons ATGGCGTATCTCTCGCGTCGCGAGCTGGACGAAGTGCGGCCTAATTTGGAAAAGCTGGTATACAAAGTGCTCGGAACGGCAGACGCGACCATCATTTCGTCGATCGAGTCGAACCTTCACAATGGGTTCGATCGCCGCAAGCTGATCGACAAGCTTTCGTTCTCGATCGACAGCCGCAAAGCTTCGCGGCTCGGAGATAAGGTTGAAGACTTTTTGGATAACATCAAAATCAACAGCCAGccgggccaccagcagcagcagcagcagctaatGCGCGCTACAGCGGAACCTCTGGGAGCCACCGTGAAAAAGCGTCCCCATGAACCGGATGCGAAAGATGTGTCGGCGAAATTTACCGATCCGAAGCGAATGAAACAGAAAGATGACGGAGTGGCGGTCGTGTCGGGCGCCACCAATGGCAGCAATGGGAGCAGTGGCGAGTTAACGATTGCACCACCGGTATCTAACAACTTCTCATCGAACCAAAtcaagatgatgatggaaaatgccCAGCGTGAGATCGAGGAGCGCAAGCGTAAGCTGGAGACCATCAAGGCAACCAAAGCGCCGCAGGTTCCTGCTTcggctgtggcggcggcagttGCGGTCA CCGCCGTCGCGACGATTACGGACGTCGAGCGTTCGAAAAAGATCGCACAGCTGCAAGAGCAGATCCGTGCCAAGCTATCTGGCACGCTGGCGACCgtattgccaccgccgccgccagtccaGGACAAACCCAAACCTCTTATACTGGATGCGGAAGGCAGGACCGTCGATGGCAGTGGACGGGCAATCATCGTGCCACAGCTAACACCGACGTTGAAAGCAAACATCCGCGCGAAGAAGCGCGAAACGAGCAAGAACCAACAGGCGGCCGAACGGGCACAGACCGAAGAATCGAACGAATCCCACTTCCACGACGAGCGAATCACGCTGAAGCCGGCTGTGCGCAACAAGCGGGCACTGCGTTTCCATGAGCCGGGCAAGTTTCAGCAGCTGGCCGAACGGATGCGCATGAAAGCGCAGCTCGAGAAGTTGCAGAATGAAATTTCGCAAATCGCACGCAAAACTGGCATCAGCTCGGCGACCAAGCTGGCGCTGATTGCGCCCAAAGCGGACACGCACTCGAACGAGGTGCCGCAGATGGAGTGGTGGGATTCGGTCATCCTTACCGACGACTTGAGCACACTCGACGCTCAAGGTCAGATCTGTATCCGCGAATCTGCCATCACTAATCTCATCGAGCATCCGACGCAGATGCGCCCTCCGA ATGAATCGTCCCGTGCCGTCTATCTGCCCGTTTTTCTCACGAAAAAGGAGCGCAAGAAGCTTCGGCGCCAGAATCGGCGCGAAGCGTGGAAGGAAGAGCAGGAAAAGATACGGCTCGGGCTGGAAGCGCCCCCGGAGCCCAAGCTGCGCATTTCGAACTTGATGCGTGTGCTCGGCACGGAAGCGGTACAAGATCCGACCAAAATCGAAGCGCATGTCCGCGAGCAGATGGCGCGAAGACAGAAGGTGCACGAGGAGGCGAACGCGGCCCGTAAACTGACCGACGATCAGCGACGCGAGAAGAAAATGCGTAAGATGAAGGAGGACACCACGCTGGGGGTGCACGTTGCCGTCTACCGCATCCGGGAGCTGCAGGAGCTGCAAAGCAAGAAGTTCAAGGTGGAAACCAATGCAAAACAGCTGTTCCTTACCGGTATCTGTGTGCTGTTTCGTGActgctgtgtggtggtggtcgaagGCGGACCGAAGCAGCAAAAGAAGTACCGCCGCCTCATGCTACACCGCATCAAGTGGGAGGAAGACTTGGTGAAGAATGCAGACGGCAACGAGATACCGAACACGTGCGTGCTCGTTTGGGAAGGCACCAACCAGCGGCGTAACTTTGGCGAGTTCAAGTACAAATCGTTCCCACTGGAGAAGAGTGCTCGTGATTTCTTCCAGAAGCACCACGTGGAGCACTACTGGGATCTGGCGTACTCGGGAGCCGTGCTCGAGGCATCGGAAGACGCCTAA
- the LOC131212624 gene encoding U4/U6 small nuclear ribonucleoprotein Prp3 isoform X1, with translation MAYLSRRELDEVRPNLEKLVYKVLGTADATIISSIESNLHNGFDRRKLIDKLSFSIDSRKASRLGDKVEDFLDNIKINSQPGHQQQQQQLMRATAEPLGATVKKRPHEPDAKDVSAKFTDPKRMKQKDDGVAVVSGATNGSNGSSGELTIAPPVSNNFSSNQIKMMMENAQREIEERKRKLETIKATKAPQVPASAVAAAVAVSAKISAAAAAAAAAAASATATVLGTAHATNAAPGTATPVTGPAGAAVATITDVERSKKIAQLQEQIRAKLSGTLATVLPPPPPVQDKPKPLILDAEGRTVDGSGRAIIVPQLTPTLKANIRAKKRETSKNQQAAERAQTEESNESHFHDERITLKPAVRNKRALRFHEPGKFQQLAERMRMKAQLEKLQNEISQIARKTGISSATKLALIAPKADTHSNEVPQMEWWDSVILTDDLSTLDAQGQICIRESAITNLIEHPTQMRPPNESSRAVYLPVFLTKKERKKLRRQNRREAWKEEQEKIRLGLEAPPEPKLRISNLMRVLGTEAVQDPTKIEAHVREQMARRQKVHEEANAARKLTDDQRREKKMRKMKEDTTLGVHVAVYRIRELQELQSKKFKVETNAKQLFLTGICVLFRDCCVVVVEGGPKQQKKYRRLMLHRIKWEEDLVKNADGNEIPNTCVLVWEGTNQRRNFGEFKYKSFPLEKSARDFFQKHHVEHYWDLAYSGAVLEASEDA, from the exons ATGGCGTATCTCTCGCGTCGCGAGCTGGACGAAGTGCGGCCTAATTTGGAAAAGCTGGTATACAAAGTGCTCGGAACGGCAGACGCGACCATCATTTCGTCGATCGAGTCGAACCTTCACAATGGGTTCGATCGCCGCAAGCTGATCGACAAGCTTTCGTTCTCGATCGACAGCCGCAAAGCTTCGCGGCTCGGAGATAAGGTTGAAGACTTTTTGGATAACATCAAAATCAACAGCCAGccgggccaccagcagcagcagcagcagctaatGCGCGCTACAGCGGAACCTCTGGGAGCCACCGTGAAAAAGCGTCCCCATGAACCGGATGCGAAAGATGTGTCGGCGAAATTTACCGATCCGAAGCGAATGAAACAGAAAGATGACGGAGTGGCGGTCGTGTCGGGCGCCACCAATGGCAGCAATGGGAGCAGTGGCGAGTTAACGATTGCACCACCGGTATCTAACAACTTCTCATCGAACCAAAtcaagatgatgatggaaaatgccCAGCGTGAGATCGAGGAGCGCAAGCGTAAGCTGGAGACCATCAAGGCAACCAAAGCGCCGCAGGTTCCTGCTTcggctgtggcggcggcagttGCGGTCAGTGCGAAGATAtcggcggccgcggcagcagcggccgccgctgcagcgtcagccaccgccaccgttctGGGAACGGCGCATGCGACGAACGCAGCCcccggaacggccacaccggtcaccggtccgGCTGGAGCCGCCGTCGCGACGATTACGGACGTCGAGCGTTCGAAAAAGATCGCACAGCTGCAAGAGCAGATCCGTGCCAAGCTATCTGGCACGCTGGCGACCgtattgccaccgccgccgccagtccaGGACAAACCCAAACCTCTTATACTGGATGCGGAAGGCAGGACCGTCGATGGCAGTGGACGGGCAATCATCGTGCCACAGCTAACACCGACGTTGAAAGCAAACATCCGCGCGAAGAAGCGCGAAACGAGCAAGAACCAACAGGCGGCCGAACGGGCACAGACCGAAGAATCGAACGAATCCCACTTCCACGACGAGCGAATCACGCTGAAGCCGGCTGTGCGCAACAAGCGGGCACTGCGTTTCCATGAGCCGGGCAAGTTTCAGCAGCTGGCCGAACGGATGCGCATGAAAGCGCAGCTCGAGAAGTTGCAGAATGAAATTTCGCAAATCGCACGCAAAACTGGCATCAGCTCGGCGACCAAGCTGGCGCTGATTGCGCCCAAAGCGGACACGCACTCGAACGAGGTGCCGCAGATGGAGTGGTGGGATTCGGTCATCCTTACCGACGACTTGAGCACACTCGACGCTCAAGGTCAGATCTGTATCCGCGAATCTGCCATCACTAATCTCATCGAGCATCCGACGCAGATGCGCCCTCCGA ATGAATCGTCCCGTGCCGTCTATCTGCCCGTTTTTCTCACGAAAAAGGAGCGCAAGAAGCTTCGGCGCCAGAATCGGCGCGAAGCGTGGAAGGAAGAGCAGGAAAAGATACGGCTCGGGCTGGAAGCGCCCCCGGAGCCCAAGCTGCGCATTTCGAACTTGATGCGTGTGCTCGGCACGGAAGCGGTACAAGATCCGACCAAAATCGAAGCGCATGTCCGCGAGCAGATGGCGCGAAGACAGAAGGTGCACGAGGAGGCGAACGCGGCCCGTAAACTGACCGACGATCAGCGACGCGAGAAGAAAATGCGTAAGATGAAGGAGGACACCACGCTGGGGGTGCACGTTGCCGTCTACCGCATCCGGGAGCTGCAGGAGCTGCAAAGCAAGAAGTTCAAGGTGGAAACCAATGCAAAACAGCTGTTCCTTACCGGTATCTGTGTGCTGTTTCGTGActgctgtgtggtggtggtcgaagGCGGACCGAAGCAGCAAAAGAAGTACCGCCGCCTCATGCTACACCGCATCAAGTGGGAGGAAGACTTGGTGAAGAATGCAGACGGCAACGAGATACCGAACACGTGCGTGCTCGTTTGGGAAGGCACCAACCAGCGGCGTAACTTTGGCGAGTTCAAGTACAAATCGTTCCCACTGGAGAAGAGTGCTCGTGATTTCTTCCAGAAGCACCACGTGGAGCACTACTGGGATCTGGCGTACTCGGGAGCCGTGCTCGAGGCATCGGAAGACGCCTAA
- the LOC131205782 gene encoding eukaryotic peptide chain release factor subunit 1 → MSFDETSADRNVEIWKIKKLIKSLEMARGNGTSMISLIIPPKDQISRVSKMLADEFGTASNIKSRVNRLSVLGAITSVQHRLKLYTKVPPNGLVIYCGTIVTEEGKEKKVNIDFEPFKPINTSLYLCDNKFHTEALTALLADDNKFGFIVMDGNGALFGTLQGNTREVLHKFTVDLPKKHGRGGQSALRFARLRMEKRHNYVRKVAEVATQLFITNDKPNIAGLILAGSADFKTELSQSDMFDPRLQSKVIKLVDVSYGGENGFNQAIELAAESLQNVKFIQEKKLIGRYFDEISQDTGKYCFGVEDTLKALELGSVETLICWENLDIQRYVLKNHASATSTTVLHLTPEQEKDKSHFTDKESGVEMELVESQPLLEWLANNYKCFGATLEIITDKSQEGSQFVRGFGGIGGVLRYKVDFQSMQLDELDNDCFDLEDY, encoded by the exons ATGTCGTTCGACGAAACTTCTGCGGATCGGAATGTGGAGATCTGGAAAATCAAAAAGCTTATCAAGAGCTTGGAAATGGCCAGGGG TAACGGAACCAGCATGATCTCGTTGATCATACCGCCGAAGGATCAGATCAGTCGGGTCAGTAAGATGCTGGCAGACGAGTTTGGCACAGCCTCGAACATCAAATCGCGCGTCAACCGCCTGTCCGTGCTCGGTGCCATCACGTCTGTCCAGCACAGGCTGAAGCTCTACACCAAAGTGCCTCCGAATGGTTTAGTGATTTACTGTGGTACGATCGTGACCGAAGAGGGCAAGGAAAAGAAGGTCAATATCGACTTCGAACCGTTCAAACCAATCAATACCTCTCTGTATCTGTGCGACAACAAATTCCACACCGAAGCGCTCACTGCACTGCTTGCCGATGACAATAAGTTCGGTTTCATCGTGATGGACGGTAACGGTGCACTCTTCGGTACGCTGCAG GGCAATACTCGAGAAGTGCTGCACAAATTCACCGTCGATCTGCCGAAGAAGCACGGCCGCGGTGGTCAGTCTGCGCTGCGTTTTGCCCGGTTGCGAATGGAAAAGCGACACAACTACGTGCGAAAggtggcggaggtggccaCGCAGCTGTTCATCACCAACGACAAGCCCAACATCGCCGGCCTGATTCTGGCTGGTAGTGCCGATTTTAAAACCGAGCTGAGTCAGTCCGACATGTTCGATCCG AGGTTGCAATCAAAAGTGATCAAGCTGGTGGATGTGTCATACGGTGGGGAGAATGGTTTTAACCAGGCCATCGAACTTGCTGCGGAATCGCTACAGAACGTGAAGTTTATTCAGGAGAAGAAACTGATCGGACGCTACTTTGACGAAATTTCGCAG GATACCGGAAAGTACTGCTTCGGTGTCGAAGACACGTTAAAGGCGTTGGAGCTGGGGTCGGTAGAGACGCTGATTTGCTGGGAAAACCTCGATATACAGCGTTACGTGCTAAAGAATCATGCGAGCGCAACTTCGACCACAGTATTACACTTAACGCCCGAGCAGGAAAAGGACAAGTCTCACTTCACGGACAAAGAG AGTGGTGTCGAAATGGAATTGGTCGAGTCGCAGCCGCTCCTGGAGTGGCTCGCGAACAACTACAAGTGCTTCGGTGCAACATTGGAAATCATTACCGACAAATCACAGGAGGGCAGTCAGTTTGTGCGCGGATTCGGTGGCATAGGAG GTGTCCTTCGCTACAAGGTAGATTTTCAAAGTATGCAACTGGATGAACTGGATAACGATTGTTTCGACCTCGAAGACTACTAA
- the LOC131215289 gene encoding toll-like receptor 4 → MAISIKEELMKLKGPDSYLPDERECILGQASFYLAHWLMANATINSANPELQGKYIDLSYQSSKRNQIVIMMLASTKTEAVYVSLAHRNMTSVPYEELEMINTTLRYLSMAGNYFYNIRLPRLGKLKVLDLRNCALVHLDYDVFTSLPNLQQLYLSHNYLLQLTADHMKPLAMLRHLDLAYNSNGQQAYHSYTDHKEAPDPYNSLTEGLELSEDVFDPLERLIFLDLSHTKLLATSARAFRDLAVEQLSLCYTGISIIVGSMMYGTLRTLDISGNPGITAAIHRDMDAGVRGLNGNIEILACENASVKYLDWVHGMANLRVLLLSYNNINQLTNETFTTLERLEMLDLNANHISNWHWRIFAHNPALTVLDLSANNLNVLTIDMLNDFENVRFLAIGQNNFLCHCLLRDFIDMANLSSNGIGCAIRTMGQHFLRADNGTIIRNRGQEMQSAHEATYIVDTTASMSNYIIKTKRSLSRQWSRSQGRLGTFQLLNCSNDVDDSHDDATGLIQLIDFSVESYTCRDLENVEHDFNDQERCTFDRSALGGLLINGINDTASSIVKFVLIFFGFALIAFIIYISKWEHVKYFCIIVRNATVLSMMRQKKDTLVSRGPNGNRRQSSIGVADGFLYDVFVSYSEHDRSWVLDELLPNLERSEDISVCLHERDFKVGVSILENIIHCMDQSRTLLLVMSEHFLLSHWCQFEMHLAQHRLLETRREHLILVLLEEIPKIKRPKTLHYLMKTKTYIRWPTVAVERKLFWLRLKKSIHDGINWEPDDENRTSSRA, encoded by the exons ATGGCCATCAGTATTAAAGAGGAATTGATGAAACTAAAGGGCCCCGATTCGTATTTGCCGGATGAACGGGAATGTATTCTCGGACAAGCTTCTTTCTACTTAGCCCACTGGCTGATGGCGAACGCCACCATCAACAGTGCAAACCCAG AATTACAAGGGAAGTATATTGATCTTTCTTATCAATCGTCGAAGCGAAACCAAATTGTAATAATGATGTTAGCAAGTACTAAAACA GAAGCGGTCTACGTTTCACTGGCACACCGGAACATGACGTCCGTTCCGTACGAAGAGCTTGAAATGATAAATACTACTCTGAGGTATCTGTCAATGGCAGGAAACTATTTCTACA ATATTCGACTTCCCCGATTGGGAAAACTGAAAGTGTTAGATTTGCGGAACTGTGCATTGGTTCACCTGGACTATGACGTTTTTACTAGTTTGCCAAATTTACAGCAACTCTACCTTTCGCACAACTACCTTCTTCAGTTGACGGCGGACCATATGAAACCATTAGCAATGTTGCGCCATTTGGATCTTGCGTACAACTCGAATGGTCAACAAGCATACCATAGCTACACCGACCATAAGGAAGCACCGGATCCCTACAACAGCCTAACCGAAGGACTCGAGCTTAGTGAGGATGTGTTCGATCCGCTTGAGCGGCTGATCTTTCTTGATCTCTCACATACCAAACTGCTGGCGACCAGCGCCCGAGCCTTTCGCGATCTTGCTGTGGAGCAACTGAGCCTGTGCTACACCGGTATCTCGATCATCGTCGGTTCAATGATGTATGGTACGCTCCGGACGCTGGACATCTCGGGCAATCCGGGAATAACCGCTGCGATCCATCGTGACATGGACGCAGGGGTGCGGGGCTTAAATGGCAACATTGAAATACTGGCATGCGAGAACGCGTCGGTCAAGTACCTTGACTGGGTACACGGTATGGCTAACTTGCGTGTATTGCTGCTAAGCTATAACAACATCAACCAGTTGACGAATGAAACGTTCACAACACTGGAGCGGCTAGAAATGCTCGATCTCAATGCGAATCACATCAGCAACTGGCACTGGCGCATCTTTGCCCATAATCCCGCCCTAACCGTGCTCGATCTGTCGGCCAACAATTTGAATGTGTTGACGATCGACATGCTCAACGACTTCGAGAACGTGCGCTTCCTGGCGATCGGCCAGAACAACTTCCTTTGTCACTGTTTGCTCCGCGACTTCATTGACATGGCAAACCTGAGCTCCAACGGTATCGGGTGTGCGATACGCACAATGGGCCAgcactttcttcgcgcggACAATGGAACAATAATCAGGAACAGAGGACAAGAAATGCAATCTGCGCACGAAGCTACTTACATCGTCGATACTACAGCCTCGATGAGCAACTACatcataaaaacgaaacgttctCTGTCTAGGCAGTGGAGCCGCAGCCAGGGACGGTTGGGAACGTTTCAGTTGCTTAACTGCAGCAACGATGTTGACGATTCCCACGACGACGCGACAGGATTGATCcagttgattgattttagCGTGGAAAGCTACACCTGTCGTGATCTAGAAAACGTCGAGCACGACTTCAACGACCAAGAGCGCTGCACATTCGATCGGTCCGCACTAGGGGGTTTGTTGATCAACGGAATAAACGATACGGCCTCATCGATCGTGAAGTTTGTGCTGATCTTCTTCGGGTTCGCCCTCATCGCGTTCATTATCTATATCTCGAAGTGGGAACACGTCAAATACTTCTGCATCATCGTGCGCAACGCAACCGTGCTGAGCATGATGCGCCAAAAGAAGGACACCTTGGTGAGCAGAGGGCCGAACGGCAATCGCCGGCAGTCTTCGATCGGTGTAGCAGATGGGTTTTTGTACGATGTGTTTGTCAGCTATTCGGAGCACGACCGATCTTGGGTTTTGGACGAGCTGTTGCCCAACTTGGAACGCTCAGAAGATATCAGTGTGTGCTTGCATGAGCGTGATTTCAAG GTTGGAGTTAGCATACTCGAAAACATCATTCACTGTATGGATCAATCCCGCACGCTACTTTTGGTTATGTCGGAGCACTTTCTTCTCAGCCACTGGTGTCAGTTCGAGATGCACCTTGCTCAGCATCG TTTGCTCGAAACTCGCCGCGAACACCTCATCTTGGTGTTGCTAGAAGAGATACCAAAAATTAAGCGACCCAAAACGTTGCACTATCTGATGAAGACGAAAACTTACAtacggtggccaaccg TCGCCGTGGAAAGAAAGCTGTTTTGGTTGCGTCTAAAAAAGTCCATTCACGACGGCATCAACTGGGAACCGGATGACGAAAACCGAACATCCTCCAGGGCATAG